In one Silene latifolia isolate original U9 population chromosome 10, ASM4854445v1, whole genome shotgun sequence genomic region, the following are encoded:
- the LOC141606853 gene encoding malate dehydrogenase-like — protein sequence MARDPLRVLVTGAAGQIGYALVPMIARGIMLGADQPVILHMLDIPPAAEALNGVKMELVDAAFPLLKGVVATTDVVEACKGVNVAVMVGGFPRKEGMERKDVMSKNVSIYKSQASALEQHAAPNCKVLVVANPANTNALILKEFAPSIPEKNVTCLTRLDHNRALGQISERLNVQVSDVKNVIIWGNHSSSQYPDVNHATVNTPSGEKPVRELVADDAWLNGEFISTVQQRGAAIIKARKLSSALSAASSACDHIRDWVLGTPEGTFVSMGVYSDGSYNVPAGIIYSFPVTCKDGEWKIVQGLPIDEHSRQKMDATGAELVEEKTLAYSCLT from the exons ATGGCCAGAGATCCTCTTCGCGTACTTGTCACCGGCGCTGCCG GGCAAATCGGATATGCTCTTGTTCCCATGATTGCCAGAGGTATTATGCTGGGCGCTGACCAGCCTGTAATCTTACACATGCTTGACATTCCACCTGCTGCTGAGGCCTTGAACGGAGTGAAGATGGAACTTGTGGACGCTGCATTCCCACTCCTCAAAG GTGTCGTTGCTACAACTGATGTTGTCGAGGCCTGCAAAGGTGTAAACGTTGCTGTCATGGTTGGCGGTTTCCCCAGGAAAGAAGGCATGGAGAGGAAGGATGTTATGTCAAAGAATGTTTCCATCTACAAGTCCCAAGCCTCTGCCCTTGAGCAACATGCTGCTCCCAATTGCAAG GTTTTGGTTGTTGCCAACCCTGCCAACACCAATGCGTTGATCCTGAAGGAGTTTGCGCCATCAATCCCAGAAAAGAACGTCACTTGCCTGACAAGGTTGGACCACAACCGAGCTCTTGGTCAAATCTCAGAGCGATTGAATGTCCAGGTATCTGATGTTAAGAATGTTATCATCTGGGGAAACCACTCCTCCTCACAGTACCCTGATGTCAACCATGCAACTGTGAACACACCTAGTGGTGAGAAGCCTGTCCGTGAGCTTGTTGCTGATGATGCATG GTTGAACGGAGAGTTCATTAGTACCGTGCAACAACGTGGGGCTGCAATCATCAAGGCAAGGAAGCTCTCCAGTGCTTTGTCTGCTGCCAGCTCAGCATGCGACCACATTCGTGATTGGGTGCTTGGAACTCCTGAG GGCACTTTTGTCTCTATGGGTGTGTACTCTGATGGATCATACAATGTACCTGCTGGAATCATCTACTCCTTCCCCGTCACCTGCAAAGATGGAGAATGGAAAATTGTCCAAG GGCTTCCCATTGATGAGCACTCCAGGCAGAAAATGGACGCAACCGGTGCAGAGCTTGTTGAGGAGAAGACTTTGGCGTACTCATGCCTCACTTAA